GCCGTTGATGACGCCGGGCTGGCCGGTGAAGCCGGGGGCGCTGGCCACGAAGCCGCTCAGCTTCACGATCTTGACGACGTTCTCCAGGCCGACGAGCGAGTCGATCGCGGCCATCGCGTTCAGCGCGCACCGCTCGGCCAGGTCCTTCGCCTGCTCGGCGGAGACACCCGCGCCAACCTTGCCGGTGGCGAGGAGCTTCCCCTCCGCCATCGGCAGCTGGCCGGAGACGTAGACGTGCTGGCCGGACTGGACGGCCGGCACGTAGCTGGCCACCGGCGGCACCACCTCGGGCAAACTCAGACCCAGCTCGGCGAGCTTCGCGTGCGGTCCGTTGCTCATGCCGCCGCCCCCTCGCTGCGCTCGCTCATGCCTTCGGCCGCTTCAGGTAGGCGACGAGCTGCTCCGGGTTGGGTCCGGGGACCACGGAGACCAGTTCCCAGCCGTCCTCGCCGAAGTTGTCGAGGATCTGCTTGGTCGCGTGGACCAGCAGCGGGGCCGTGAAATATTCCCACTTCTGCATCGCTGGCGGGTTTCCTCTCCTGGCGTAGGCTCTTCCGACACAGCCTACGGTCCCTCCCAGGAGCGGGGAGCGGGACGCTGCTCGGGCGGCCCGGGCGGCTCCGGCAGCTCACCGCAGGGCCCCTCGTGGCCGTAGCGCTGGGGGCAGCGGCTCCGGTCGGGCAGCAGCAGGTCGCAGAAGACCCGGTGCCGGTTGTTCTGGTCGTCGGCGTTCGAGACGGTGGTCTCCCCGGCGTCCAGCTCGCTCAGGAAGCCGAGCGAGACGGCCACCGTGCCGGCCAGCGCGGTGGCGGCGGCCAGGTCGGCCACCCGGACCGGCAGGTGGATGACGTATCCCGGGTCCTCGTCGTCCCGGCCCCGCTCGCCGGGACGGATCAGCGTACGGATCACCTCGGCCGACTCGACGCAGCGGCGGTACGACCGCTCGTTGAACGGCAGGCCACCCCCGGGACCCTCGCCCTCACCTGGCCGCCCGGCCCGGTCTCCCGCCGGGAACTGGGCTCGGGGAACGTTCTCCGCGTCGCGCATTCACTGCCTCCGGGCGTCTTACCTGGTCAAAGTCACCACCGTCCGGCTCGGACTTCCCGCCCGGTCCGGCCCCCGCACCGCGACGAACGTAGGACCGATCCGAGGTGCCGGCAACGGGACGCGCACGCGTGATCACCTCAAGTCACATATGCGACACATGCATAGTCCGGGAGGTGACAACATGCTCACGTTCCACGGTGGTGAGGAACCCCGGCTCGACCCGGCGCGGCACGCGGGGCAGGCAAGCAGCCCATCGACCGCTACCCTTCCGGTCGGACGGGCCACGCGTGCTCGCCCGCCACGCTCGAACACGCGTCGGTCGCCAGGGGCGGCGACCGCGCCGCACCCCGGGGGAACGACATGACCCAACCGCCCATCGGCGGCGCCAGCGGATCGCCCGCCGGGCCGGCGCACCAGGACCCGCCGGGCGTCGGCCAGGCCCCCGGAGCGGTTCCCCCGCCCGTGCCGGGCCACCCGGCGTACCAGCACCCGGCCGCGCCGAAGCGGAAGCGCGGCCTGCTGATCGTCTCGATCGTGCTGGCCGCGGCCCTGCTGCTCTGCGGCGGCGGGGGGACGGCCGCGTTCCTCGCCCTGCGCAACGCGGAGGACGGCCAGGGCGCCAAGGACCCGACGGTCGCGGTGGACAGCTTCCTCACCGCGGTCTACAAGGACCGGGACGCGAAGAAGGCCGCCACCTTCGTCTGCTCCGCCGCCCGGGACGACAAGAAGATCGCCGCCAAGGTCGCCGAGGTGCAGAAGTACGCCGGGGAGTACCAGAACCCGCGGTTCCGCTGGACCAGCCCGAAGGTGGACAACCAGACCGGGGACCGGGCCACGGTCACCACCAAGGTCACCATGACCACCTCCGACGAGAAGGTCGCCGACCAGGACCTGCGCTTCACGGTGGTGCGGAAGACGGGTTGGTGGGTCTGCGAGGTCGCCTGAGCCCGGCGGCTGGATAGGCTCGACGGGTGGCAGCAGCAGAGCAGCCGGCCGATCCGGCCGGCACCGGATGGCCGGCCCGCCTGCACGTGGTGACCGGTAAGGGCGGCACGGGCAAGACCAGCGTGGCCGCGGCGCTGGCCCTCGGGCTGGCCGCCGGCGGGCGGCGCACCCTGCTGGTCGAGGTGGAGGGGCGGCAGGGCATCGCCCAGCTCTTCGGCACCGACCCGCTGCCGTACGAGGAACGGCACCTGACCGACGCCCCCGGCGGCGGCGAGGTGCGGGCCCTGGCGGTGGACGCCGAGGAGGCCCTCCTCGAATACCTGGACATGTTCTACAAGCTCGGCGCGGCCGGCCGGGCGCTGCGCAAGCTCGGCGCGATCGACTTCGCCACCACCATCGCCCCGGGCCTGCGGGACGTGCTGCTCACCGGCAAGGTGAAGGAGGCGACCACCCGCACCAGCGGGCAGCGCCGGACGTACGACGCGGTGGTGCTGGACGCGCCGCCGACCGGGCGGATCGGCCGCTTCCTGAACGTGACCGCCGAGACCGCCCGGCTGGCCCGGGTCGGCCCGATCAAGACCCAGAGCGAGGGCGTCTCCGCGCTGCTGCGCTCGCCGATGACGGCCGTGCACGTGGTGACGCTGCTGGAGGAGATGCCCGTCCAGGAGACGGTCGACGCGATCGGCGAGCTGACCGAGCTCGGCTTCCCGGTCGGTCGGGTCATCGTCAACGGCGCCCGGCCGCCACTGCCCGCGGGCCGGGCGGTGACCCAGGCGGAGCTGAAGCGGGGGCTGCTCGCCGCCGGGCTGCCCGCCGACCGGGAGACCGTCGCCGGGCTGGCCGGGGAGGCCCGTGACCAGCTCGTCCGCCGGGAGCTGGAGGACTCGCTCCGGGGCGACCTGGTGGAGCTGGGCCGGCCGGTGACGGAGCTGCCGCTGCTCCCCGACGGGGTGGACCGGGCCGGCCTGGAGACGCTGGCCGACCTCCTCGTCCGGGCGGATTGACTCACACCTGGGGCCGGCACGGAGCAGAGACACCCTCCGGCCCGATACGCTCGATTGGTGCCTTCCGAAGACGCGGCGCCGCAGCTGGACGTCGACCAGATCCTCGCCGACCCCGGCGTACGGATCGTGGTGTGCTGCGGTGCGGGCGGAGTGGGCAAGACGACCACCGCGGCGGCCCTGGCACTGCGCGCCGCCGAACGGCACGGCCGGCGCACGGTGGTGCTCACCATCGACCCGGCCCGCCGGCTGGCCCAGTCGCTCGGGCTGACCGAGCTGGACAACACCCCGCGCCAGGTCAAGGGGATCGACGTCGAGGCCAGCGGCGGTGAGCTGCACGCCATGATGCTCGACATGAAGCGGACCTTCGACGACGTGGTGCTCCAGCACACCGATCCGGCGAAGGCGGCGGAGATCTTCGCCAATCCCTTCTACCAGGCGATGAGCTCGACCTTCGCCGGCACCCAGGAATACATGGCGATGGAGAAGCTCGGGCAGTTGCACGCCCGGGGCGAGTGGGACCTGATCGTGGTGGACACCCCGCCGTCCCGTTCGGCGCTGGACTTCCTCGACGCGCCGGCCCGGCTCTCCCGCTTCCTCGACGGGCGGATGCTGCGGCTGCTGCTCGCGCCGGCCCGCAGCGGGGGGCGGAGCATGTTCAGCTTCGTCACCGCGAGCTTCGGGATGTTCTCCAAGGTCGTGCAGAAGGTGATCGGCGCCCAGCTGCTCACCGACCTCTCCGGCTTCGTGGCCGCGCTGGACTCGATGTTCGGCGGGTTCCGGCAGCGGGCCGAGCAGACGTACCGGATCCTGCAGGCCGACGAGACGGCCTTCCTGCTGGTCGCGGCCCCGGAGCCGGACGCGGTCCGGGAGGCGGCCTACTTCGCCGGGCGGTTGCGCGCCGAGCGGATGCCGCTGGCCGGCCTGGTGCTCAACCGGGTGCACCGGCCGGCGGTGCCGGGGCTGTCGGCGGCCGACAGCCTGGCCGCCGCCGAACGGCTGGAGCGCGAGGGCGGGCACGAGGCGACCGTCGACGTGCTGCGGGCACACGCCGGGCTGGCCCGGCAGGCGGCCCGCGAGCAGCAGGTGGCGGCCCGGTTCACCGAGGCCTTCCCGGCGGTGCCGGCGGCGTCGGTGACGGCGCAGCCCGCCGACGTGCACGACGTCGACGGGCTGCGGACCATCGGTACGGCGATCAGCCGGCCCTGACGCGCGGCGCTCAGCCGGCGGTGGTCACCAGGACCTTGTCCTTGCCGGCCTTCTCCTTGGCGTTCTTCCTCATCGCGGCCTCGAACATCTTGCGCCAGCTCGTGACCTGCGGGTGACGACGCAGCAGCGCCCGGCGTTCCCGCTCGGTCATGCCGCCCCACACCCCGAACTCGATCCGGTTGTCGAGCGCGTCGGCCAGGCACTCGTACCGAACTGGGCAGCTCCGGCAGATCCTCTTCGCCACGTTCTGTTCGGCGCCTTGGACGAACAACGCGTCCGGGTCCCCGTTCTGACATGCCGCCAGTGACGGCCAGTCAGCGATCATGCCCATGTGTACACGTCCCCCCTTGCAGTACCTACCGACTTCGCGCGACCAGCCGTCGATTCCCCCCGTCGTCCGTCCGGCCTCCCCAGGGCGGCACGGACGACATGTGGCTGCCTGTCGCCGCCATCATCATGCTCTGTAGTCGCCTGATTACGCAACGTTGTCGGCGAAATCCATCATTCCGGACACTCCCGGCTTCCCGGGCCTTCGCCCGCCGTCTACCCGTCCCGAGTACGTGAAAACGCTGCGCGGGTCCGTCGTTCTCCAGAAGACTCATCGGCGGGTTCACGCAACCTCGCACCAGGGTTCGTGCGTTTAGCACAACGAGGTCGGCGCGCGCAGGAAATGGGGAAACATGGCCCCGCGCCCCTCGTTCCCTACTCGCGTACCCTGTCGAGGTGACCTGGATGCGGAAACGTGACCACAATGTGCTGACCAACGCCGCATCGCTACTCATCTGTGGCCTGTTGGCCGGCGTGGTGGTCGCAGCGGCGGCCTTCCCCGCGGTGGCGATGTCCGGACTGGCCGCGAAGGCCGGGGCGGAGACCTTCGGCGCGCTGCCCAGCGAGCTGACCGTGGCGCGGGCGCCACAGATCAGTTACCTGCTCGCCTCGGACGGCAA
The Micromonospora sp. R77 DNA segment above includes these coding regions:
- a CDS encoding DUF4177 domain-containing protein, encoding MQKWEYFTAPLLVHATKQILDNFGEDGWELVSVVPGPNPEQLVAYLKRPKA
- a CDS encoding RidA family protein, which codes for MSNGPHAKLAELGLSLPEVVPPVASYVPAVQSGQHVYVSGQLPMAEGKLLATGKVGAGVSAEQAKDLAERCALNAMAAIDSLVGLENVVKIVKLSGFVASAPGFTGQPGVINGASDLFGAVFGEAGRHARSAVGVAELPLDAPVEVEVIVEVG
- a CDS encoding ArsA-related P-loop ATPase; protein product: MAAAEQPADPAGTGWPARLHVVTGKGGTGKTSVAAALALGLAAGGRRTLLVEVEGRQGIAQLFGTDPLPYEERHLTDAPGGGEVRALAVDAEEALLEYLDMFYKLGAAGRALRKLGAIDFATTIAPGLRDVLLTGKVKEATTRTSGQRRTYDAVVLDAPPTGRIGRFLNVTAETARLARVGPIKTQSEGVSALLRSPMTAVHVVTLLEEMPVQETVDAIGELTELGFPVGRVIVNGARPPLPAGRAVTQAELKRGLLAAGLPADRETVAGLAGEARDQLVRRELEDSLRGDLVELGRPVTELPLLPDGVDRAGLETLADLLVRAD
- a CDS encoding WhiB family transcriptional regulator, whose amino-acid sequence is MGMIADWPSLAACQNGDPDALFVQGAEQNVAKRICRSCPVRYECLADALDNRIEFGVWGGMTERERRALLRRHPQVTSWRKMFEAAMRKNAKEKAGKDKVLVTTAG
- a CDS encoding ArsA-related P-loop ATPase, which codes for MVPSEDAAPQLDVDQILADPGVRIVVCCGAGGVGKTTTAAALALRAAERHGRRTVVLTIDPARRLAQSLGLTELDNTPRQVKGIDVEASGGELHAMMLDMKRTFDDVVLQHTDPAKAAEIFANPFYQAMSSTFAGTQEYMAMEKLGQLHARGEWDLIVVDTPPSRSALDFLDAPARLSRFLDGRMLRLLLAPARSGGRSMFSFVTASFGMFSKVVQKVIGAQLLTDLSGFVAALDSMFGGFRQRAEQTYRILQADETAFLLVAAPEPDAVREAAYFAGRLRAERMPLAGLVLNRVHRPAVPGLSAADSLAAAERLEREGGHEATVDVLRAHAGLARQAAREQQVAARFTEAFPAVPAASVTAQPADVHDVDGLRTIGTAISRP